CCCAGCAAAACAGCCACCTCCGACGCGGCAGTCCCGCGCCGTGAATGTTCGCGAATCAACGCGACCCACGGGCTTGATGGCCGGTCCGCCACTTCAGACAAGCCAGCGATCGGGCCTGACTCAGACCATGACTCGCGAGCACGACGAAGTGTCTTCCGCATTCGCCTAGCGACAGCACCGTCCAGAAGATCTTCGGCCAACACCACTTGATCCGTCACTTCGGCGAGGTTTATTCGCAGCAACTCCGTGGCGTCCCCGGGTGGAAACCGCAGTCCCAGAGACCCGGAGCTGCCATCAGAACGAGTACGAATCCACGTCGTCGACGGACCCGCCACCCACACATCATCCTCCCGAAGAATCAAATCGACG
This genomic interval from Arthrobacter citreus contains the following:
- a CDS encoding helix-turn-helix domain-containing protein, which translates into the protein MDMGSALWRSSGSPASIIAADGCVDLILREDDVWVAGPSTTWIRTRSDGSSGSLGLRFPPGDATELLRINLAEVTDQVVLAEDLLDGAVARRMRKTLRRARESWSESGPIAGLSEVADRPSSPWVALIREHSRRGTAASEVAVLLGWSDRTFRRGMLERFGYPYSTLARIQRVKRAQALLTSGQTLGDAAAQAGYSDQPHLTREFKRLVGATPGQFLASSA